A DNA window from Ranitomeya imitator isolate aRanImi1 chromosome 2, aRanImi1.pri, whole genome shotgun sequence contains the following coding sequences:
- the LOC138662989 gene encoding uncharacterized protein — MANIINVDMFLILVQERPEIWDQRDPNYSNRARKEAAWRAICGILFPDYAQWPRAEQTSLLDDVMTRWRSIRDQYRRERQQRARSGSAAPLKKRKYIYYDRLSFLDVSMDLRQTQSNLTERETGSESDPIIDPVSVEEEFAGPSLASSASIIEDPSASSSLQVAASDEDAAPPPSAAHDVERLVEHGHSSSPTGPLVSSPQAAGPLRRTRRRRELEARRSDVDAGVLNYLARAATDDGEEAFARSLARYLRPLPHEGRLRVRGCIQILIDISTPPNRFLNTWSEGSLAKPTSCAFNSLNRSQINQDLLHLLHVCLHFNPSHPKIYKGN, encoded by the exons atggcaaacatcataaATGTagatatgttcctcatcctggtccaagaaaggcctgaaatatgggaccagcgggatcctaactattctaaccgggccaggaaagaggcagcttggagggccatctgtgggatcctattccctgattatgcccaatggccacgtgcggagcagacaagtctat tggatgatgttatgacacgatggcgcagcatccgagaccaataccggcgggaaagacagcagcgggctagaagtgggtcagcagccccactgaagaagcggAAATATATTTActatgaccgtctttcctttttggatgtcagtatggatcttaggca aacacagtcaaacctcacagagagggaaaccggatcagaatctgaccctatcattgatcctgtaagtgtggaggaagagtttgcaggaccatctttggcttcatcagcatccatcattgaggacccatcagcatcatcatcactgcaggtagcagcaagtgatgaagatgctgcaccaccaccctcagcagcacatgatgtggaaaggcttgtggaacatggacacagcagcagccctacaggcccactggtgtcatccccacaggcagctgggcctttacggagaacccgccgaaggagagagctggaagccagaagaagtgatgttgatgctggggtcctcaattatttggccagggcagccacggatgatggcgaggaggcctttgcccgcagccttgcccgttaccttagaccccttccccatgaggggaggctacgtgtgagagggtgtatacaAATCCTGATTGatataagcacccctccaaataggtttttgaatacctggagcgaaggcagcttggccaaaccaacctcttgcgccttcaattccctcaacaggagccaaatcaatcaggatttgctgcacctactccacgtatgcctccacttcaacccctcccatcccaaaatctacaaaggcaatTAG